A region from the Rufibacter sp. DG15C genome encodes:
- a CDS encoding TatD family hydrolase has protein sequence MKLIDTHAHIFAPEFAEDQEDMVLRAKQAQVEQIFMPNIDNTSIEAMLALEEKHPGMCHALMGLHPCYVKEDYQQVLYEIESWFHKRTFKGIGEAGLDLYWDKTFFAQQQEVLRTQCQWAKQYQIPIVLHTRDAFKETLDIVQQQQDGSLTGIFHCFSGTVEEAHLAIEAGFLLGIGGVATFKNGGLEPVLQAVDLKHLVLETDSPYLAPVPYRGKRNEPSYLPKIAQRIAEIKSISLEEVALATTTNATQLFA, from the coding sequence ATGAAACTTATAGATACCCACGCCCATATCTTTGCCCCTGAGTTTGCCGAAGACCAGGAGGACATGGTGCTGCGGGCCAAACAGGCGCAGGTAGAACAGATTTTCATGCCAAACATTGACAACACCTCCATTGAGGCGATGTTGGCGCTGGAGGAGAAACACCCAGGTATGTGTCATGCGCTCATGGGGCTGCACCCTTGCTATGTCAAAGAAGACTACCAGCAAGTGTTGTATGAAATTGAAAGCTGGTTTCATAAAAGGACTTTTAAAGGAATAGGGGAGGCCGGCTTGGACCTTTACTGGGACAAAACGTTCTTTGCGCAACAGCAAGAGGTTTTGCGCACTCAATGCCAGTGGGCCAAGCAGTACCAGATTCCCATTGTCCTGCATACCCGTGACGCCTTTAAAGAAACCCTTGACATTGTACAGCAGCAACAAGATGGTAGCCTTACAGGAATCTTCCATTGCTTTTCGGGTACTGTAGAAGAGGCACATTTGGCCATAGAGGCGGGCTTTTTATTAGGGATTGGCGGCGTGGCTACCTTTAAGAACGGGGGTTTGGAGCCTGTCTTGCAAGCAGTAGATTTGAAACATCTGGTCTTGGAAACGGACAGTCCTTATTTGGCGCCTGTTCCCTATAGAGGCAAGCGAAATGAGCCTTCCTACCTGCCTAAAATTGCCCAGCGCATCGCAGAAATAAAATCCATCTCATTGGAAGAAGTTGCCTTGGCCACCACTACCAATGCCACCCAACTATTCGCCTAA